Within Xanthomonas theicola, the genomic segment GTGCGGTTGGCTGTGTCGAACCAAGCGGCCAGCTTGTGCAATCGCGCCGGGTCGGTCAAGCCGGCCTGCGAGGCCTGCGCCAGCGCCAGGTCGGCGGCATGGCCCAGGCGCTGCTCGGCGAAGCCGTCGCCGCTCCAGCGCTGCGCCGCCTCGAGTGTGCCCAGCTTGCCCGCAGCCACCTGCTCCAGGTCCGCGGCCACCTGCCGGCGCAACTTCAGGCCGTCCTCGCGCAGCCAGTGCGCGGCCAACCCCGGGTGGCCGCGCGCAGCGGCCAGCGCCTGGCGCGCGGTCTTTTCCGGGAAGTCCTGTGCCAGCAGCCAGGCGATCGCCTCGTCGGCGGGCGGCAGCTTGAACTCCAGGCGCTGGCAGCGGCTGCGGATGGTCGCCGGCAGCCGCGCCGGCTGCGTGCTGATCAGCCACAGGTAGCGGCCGGGCTGCGGCTCCTCCAGGGTCTTGAGCAAGGCGTTGCAGGCGGCGCGGTTGATCGCGTCGGCCGGGTCCACCACCACCACCTGGGCAATGCCGTACTGCGGGGTCAACGACAGCTTCTGCGAGATCTCGCGCACCTGTTCGATGACGATCTCGGTGCGCAGTTTGTCGCCGGTGCGGTTGGGAATGAACGAGACCAACTGCAGATCGGGATGGGTGCCGGCGGCGATCAGCTGCGCGCTGCGCAGGTTCGCGGCCGGCTCGCCCCGGCCGAGCACGTGCGCGGCCAGCTTCAGCGCCACCGCGCGCTTGCCCAGGCCGTCCGGGCCGCAGATCAGCAGGCCGTGGCCGAGCCGGCCGGCGTCGAGCGCGGCCACGGTCTGCGCGTAGGCGCGCTGCTGCCAGGGTGCGAAAGGCAGCTCGCTCATGGCGTGCACTCCTGCTGCACCCACGCCGCCAGCGCCGCGGCGACGTCGTGGGCCACCGCCTGCGGCGGCTGGCTGGCGTCGATGGTGCGAAAGCGCTGCGGATCCTGCGCGGCGCGCTGGCGGAAGCCGGCACGCACGCGCTGGAAGAAATCGTCCTGTTCGCTCTCGATCCGGTCCGGCCACAGGTCGCGGCCGCTGGTGCGGGCGCGGCCGATGCGCACGTCCAGGTCCAGCAGCAGGGTCAGGCCCGGCTGCAGGCCGACCGCGCGCCGCTCCAGGTCGGCGATCCAGGCGCGGTCCAGGCCGCGGCCCTCGCCCTGGTAGGCATAGCTGGAATCGGTGAAGCGGTCGCTGACCACGTAGGCGCCGCGCTGCAGCGCCGGGCGGATCACCTCGCGCACGTGCTGGGCGCGCGCGGCGAACACCAGCAGCAGTTCGGTCTCGGCGGCCAGCGGCTCGGCCGGCTGCAGCGACGGCGCGTTGTTGAGCAGCAGTTCGCGGATGCGTTCGGCCAGCGGCGTGCCGCCGGGTTCGCGGGTCAGCAGCACGTCGTGGCCCTGCGCCTGCAGCCAGTCGCCGATCGCGTTGATCGCGGTGGTCTTGCCGACGCCTTCGCCGCCTTCCAGGCTGACGAAGCGATGGTGGCGCAACACGGCCTCGCTCATGGCGTCACCGCCGCGCCGTTGCGCGCCTGGCGCAGCCGCTGCAGGTAGCGCGCCACCGCCGCGCTGTGCTCGGCGTAGCTGGCGGAAAACACGTGCGCGCCGCTGCCGTCGCCAACCGCGACGAAGTACAGGCTGTCGCCAGGCGCCGGGGTGGTCGCCGCGCGCAGCGCGTCGCGGCCGGGCATGGCGATCGGGGTCGGCGGCAGGCCGCTGCGGGTGTAGGTGTTGTACGGCGTATCGGTCTCCAGGTCGCGCTTGCGGATGTTGCCGTCGTAGGCGCTGCCGATGCCGTAGATCACGGTCGGATCGGTCTGCAGCTTCATGCCCTGTTGCAGGCGGCGCACGAACACGCCGGCGATCTGCGGCCGCTCGGCGGCCAGGCCGGTTTCCTTCTCCACGATCGAGGCCAGGACCAGCGCCTGCTCCGGCGATTGCAGCGGCAGGTCTGTGGCACGCGCGGCCCAGGCCTCGGCCAGCGCCTTGTCCATCGCCGCATGCGCACGCTGCAACAGATCCAAGTCGCTGTCCTGGCGCTGGTACAGATAGGTCTCCGGCAGGAAACGGCCTTCCGGGTGCTGCCCGGGCCGGCCAAGCCTGGCCATCAGTTCACTGTCGCTAAGGTCGGTGGTGACGTGGCGCAGCGGCGTGGCCGCGTTCAGCGCCGAACGCAACTGGCGGATGTTCCAGCCCTCGACGATGGTGAACCGGTAGTGGATCACCTGGCCCTTGCGCATGCGGATCAGCAGCTCGCGCGGACTCAGCGCCGGCTGCAGCGCGTATTCGCCGACCTTGAGCTTGCCGGCAGCGTCGAGCTGGCGCGCCAGCAGTTGCCATTGCAGCTCGCTGCCCTGCGCCACCCCGGCCACGCGCAGCTTGTGCAGCAGGCCGGTGAACGAATCGCCGCGCGCCACCTCCACGCTGGGCTGGGACGGCTGCAGCGGCTGGTCGGCGAAGGCCTGGTAGCCCTGCCACCACCACGCGCCGGCGGCGGCGACCAGCAGCGCAAGCGCCAGCAGCGCCGCCACCAGCATCAGACACCCGCGTTTAGCCCAAGCCACGACCACCTCGAAGCGAATTCAACGGGATGCAGGATACCGCGCGGCCGGCACCGGCCGGTATCGCGAGCGTGCCGCTCACGGTTCCAGCGCGCGCAGCAGGCCGCGCGCCTTGGCCTGGGTCTCGTCGAGTTCGCGCTCAGGCTGCGAATCGGCCACGATGCCGGCGCCGGTGCGGAAATGCGCCTGTGCGCCCTCCACCTCGGCGGTGCGGATCAGGATGTTCAGGTCCATGTCGCCGTCGCGGTTGAGCCAGCCGAACGCGCCGGTGTAGGCGCCGCGCGGCACCTGCTCCAGCTCGGCGATGATCTGCATGCAGCGCACCTTGGGACAGCCGGTGATGGTGCCGCCAGGAAAGGTGGCGCGGATCACCTCGCCGGGGCTGACGCCCGCGCGCAGCCGTCCGCGCACGTTGCTGACGATGTGGTGCACGTGGGCGTAGCTCTCCACCGTCATCAGCTCATCGACCTCGACGCTGCCCGGCGCACACACCCGGCCCAGGTCGTTGCGCTCCAGGTCGATCAGCATCACGTGCTCGGCGCGCTCCTTCGGATGCCCGACCAGCTCGCGGATGCGCGCGGCCTCGTCGTCGCCGGGCGCGCGCGGGCGGGTGCCGGCGATCGGCCGGGTCTGGACCACGTCGCCGCGCACCGACACCAGCCGTTCCGGCGAGGAACTGACCACGGCGCGACCATGGCCGGCGAACAGGCCGGCGAACGGCGCCGGATTGGCCCGGCGCAGCTGCGCGTACAGCGCGGCCGGGTCCAGGGCCGCGGCGAAGCGCGCCGACCAGCGCCGCGACAGGTTGACCTGGAACACGTCGCCGGCGCGCAGATAGTCGAGGATGCGGCGCACGCCGTCGACGAAGCGCGGCGGCGGGTCTTCCTCGATGGCCAGCGGCGCGGTCCAGGCCGGCAGCGGCGCGGCGGCGGGCACCGCCTGCAAGTCGGCGCGCAACGCGTCCAGCAGCGCCGCATGCGCGGTTTCGGCCAGCGCCACGCACTCGCCGCTGACGTGGTCGCGCAGCACCGCGGCCGGGCAACGCAGCGCCAGCGCCGTCGGTGCCGCCGCCGGCCCCTGCGGCAACTGCAGCACCGGTTCCACCTGCGCCGCCAGTTCGTAATCCAGCAGCAGCGCCCAACCGCCGCGGAACGGCCAGCGCGGCCCGGCGCGCGCACAGCGTTCGGCCTGCCATTGCGCGTCCAGCGCGGCCAGGAAATCGCCGGCGACCGTGGCACCCCGCAAATCGCGGGTGACGCCATCGTGGTCCAGGCGCAGACCCTCGCCGCCGGCGATCAGCAGCAGGTCCCAACGACCCTGTGCGGTGCCCGACGCAGCCGATTCCAGCAGCAACGGATAGCGCTGCGGCGCCAGGCGGTGCAGCGCCAGCAGATCGGTATTGGCCGGCAGGGGAACGGTACGCAGCATCGGGAATCCGGCGGGAGGATGGGAAGTGATACGGCGCCGCATGCCAGCAGCGGCGCAACGTCGGAAACGTCAGCGCCGCCGTGCGGGAGAAACAACGGATCGAGATTGAAGAGGGTGGCCAGGCTCTACGCGTCCCGAGTCCCGAGCCCCGAGTCCCGACCGGCGCCCCCGGTCCCGCACTATCAAAGCCGCTTGAACACCAACGTGCCGTTGGTCCCGCCGAAGCCGAACCCATTGGACATCGCCACGTCGATCTTCTTTTCGCGCGCCACGTTCGGCACGTAGTCCAGGTCGCAGCCTTCGCTCGGCTCTTCCAGGTTGATGGTCGGCGGGATGATGCCGGTGTGCAGCGCCATCACCGAGAAGATCGCCTCGGCGCCGCCGGCCGCGCCGAGCAGGTGCCCGGTCATCGACTTGGTCGAGCTGACCATGGTCTTGTAGGCGTGGTCGCCCAGCGCGCGCTTCATCGCCAGGGTCTCGGCCAGGTCGCCCAGCGGCGTGGAGGTGCCGTGCGCGTTGAGGTAGTCGATCTGCTCGGGATTGAGCTTGGCGTCCTTGATCGCCGCCAGCATGCTGCGCGCGGCGCCTTCGCCGTCCTCGCTCGGAGCGGTCATGTGGAACGCGTCGGAGCTGGCGCCGAAGCCGACCAGTTCGGCATAGATACGCGCGCCGCGCGCCTTGGCGTGTTCGTACTCTTCCAGCACCAGCACGCCGGCGCCGTCGCCGAGCACGAAGCCGTCGCGGCCCTTGTCCCACGGCCGCGAGGCGGCGGCGGGATCGTCGTTGCGGGTGGACATCGCCTTCATCGAGCAGAAGCCGCCGACCGAGGTCGGCGAGGAGCCGCGCTCGGCGCCGCCGGCCAGCATCACGTTGGCATCGCCGTGCTGGATCATGCGCAGCGCGGTGCCGATCGAATGGTTGGAGGTGGCGCAGGCCGAGACCGCCGAGAAGGTCGGACCCTTCAGGCCCTTCAGCAGGCTCACCTGCCCCGGCAGCATGTTGATGATGGTGCAGGGAACGTAGAACGGCGAGATCTTGCGTGCGCCGCCCTCGTGGAACTTGATGGTCTGCTCCTCGATGCCGAGCAGGCCGCCGATGCCGGAGCCGAGGATCGCGCCGATGCGGTCGGCGTTGCGCTCGTCGATCTCCAGGCCGCAATCGTCCAGCGCCATGAACGAGGCGCCGACGCCGTAGTGGATGAACGAGTCCATCTTCCTGGCGTCCTTGCTGGACACGAACTTGGTCGGGTCGAAATCCTTGATCTCGCCGGCGATCCTGGTGGTGAACTGCGACGCATCGATCTGGGTGATCGGGCCGATGCCGGAACGTCCGTTGACGATTCCTTCCCAACTGCTGGCCAGGTCATTGCCCAACGGCGACACCAGGCCCATGCCGGTTACGACGACGCGACGGCTCATTGCGAAATCTCCTCGCCGCGGTGCGCGCGGCGTTGACGCTGTAAAAACACAGGGCCGCATGCGCGGCCCCATGGGATTGTCACGCGGACCGGACCCACGCAGGCGCCGATCGCGATCGAGAACGGAGCATCAGCTCTTGACGTGCGCCTTGACGTAGTCGATGGCCTGCTGCACCGAGGTGATCTTCTCGGCTTCTTCGTCCGGAATCTCGCACTCGAACTCTTCTTCCAGCGCCATCACCAGCTCGACGGTGTCCAGCGAGTCGGCACCGAGGTCATCGACGAACGATGCGCTGTTGGTGACTTCTTCTTCCTTGACGCCGAGTTGTTCGACGACGATTTTCTTGACGCGTTCTTCGATGGTGCTCATTGGGATATCGCTCCAGATGGAGTAGTGGTGGTTCGAAACGCCATCGGACTGCGATGGCCGCGTTGGATAGTGTAGTGGAAACCGCTCGGCCCTTGCATCGCTGCACAACCGCCTGCCGATCAGTCACTTAGGCGCGATCCTTGCGCCACAGGCTTACGGCATGTACATCCCACCGTTCACATGCAGGGTCTCGCCGGTGATGTAGCCGGCCCCGGGACCGGCCAGGAACGCCACCGCGTTGGCGATGTCGGCCGGCTGGCCGAGCTGGCCGAGCGCGATCTGCTCCAGCAGCGCGGCGCGTTGCGCCTCGGGCAATGCCCTGGTCATGTCGGTGTCGATGAAGCCTGGCGCGACCACGTTGACGGTGATGCCGCGCGAGCCGATTTCCTTGGCCATCGACTTGGAGAAGGCGATGATGCCGGCCTTGGCGGCCGCATAGTTGGCCTGGCCCGGATTGCCGGTCACCCCGACCACCGAGGCGATGTTGACGATGCGGCCCTTGCGCGCCTTCATCATGCCGCGCAGCACCGCCTTGGAGGTGCGGAACACGCTGGTCAGGTTGGTGTCGATGATCGCCTGCCAGTCGTCTTCCTTCATCCGCATCAGCAGG encodes:
- the acpP gene encoding acyl carrier protein; its protein translation is MSTIEERVKKIVVEQLGVKEEEVTNSASFVDDLGADSLDTVELVMALEEEFECEIPDEEAEKITSVQQAIDYVKAHVKS
- a CDS encoding DNA polymerase III subunit delta', which encodes MSELPFAPWQQRAYAQTVAALDAGRLGHGLLICGPDGLGKRAVALKLAAHVLGRGEPAANLRSAQLIAAGTHPDLQLVSFIPNRTGDKLRTEIVIEQVREISQKLSLTPQYGIAQVVVVDPADAINRAACNALLKTLEEPQPGRYLWLISTQPARLPATIRSRCQRLEFKLPPADEAIAWLLAQDFPEKTARQALAAARGHPGLAAHWLREDGLKLRRQVAADLEQVAAGKLGTLEAAQRWSGDGFAEQRLGHAADLALAQASQAGLTDPARLHKLAAWFDTANRTRDLLRTTVRGDLAIAELLLAWRDGGRPARREGQ
- the mltG gene encoding endolytic transglycosylase MltG, producing the protein MLVAALLALALLVAAAGAWWWQGYQAFADQPLQPSQPSVEVARGDSFTGLLHKLRVAGVAQGSELQWQLLARQLDAAGKLKVGEYALQPALSPRELLIRMRKGQVIHYRFTIVEGWNIRQLRSALNAATPLRHVTTDLSDSELMARLGRPGQHPEGRFLPETYLYQRQDSDLDLLQRAHAAMDKALAEAWAARATDLPLQSPEQALVLASIVEKETGLAAERPQIAGVFVRRLQQGMKLQTDPTVIYGIGSAYDGNIRKRDLETDTPYNTYTRSGLPPTPIAMPGRDALRAATTPAPGDSLYFVAVGDGSGAHVFSASYAEHSAAVARYLQRLRQARNGAAVTP
- a CDS encoding aminodeoxychorismate synthase component I, encoding MLRTVPLPANTDLLALHRLAPQRYPLLLESAASGTAQGRWDLLLIAGGEGLRLDHDGVTRDLRGATVAGDFLAALDAQWQAERCARAGPRWPFRGGWALLLDYELAAQVEPVLQLPQGPAAAPTALALRCPAAVLRDHVSGECVALAETAHAALLDALRADLQAVPAAAPLPAWTAPLAIEEDPPPRFVDGVRRILDYLRAGDVFQVNLSRRWSARFAAALDPAALYAQLRRANPAPFAGLFAGHGRAVVSSSPERLVSVRGDVVQTRPIAGTRPRAPGDDEAARIRELVGHPKERAEHVMLIDLERNDLGRVCAPGSVEVDELMTVESYAHVHHIVSNVRGRLRAGVSPGEVIRATFPGGTITGCPKVRCMQIIAELEQVPRGAYTGAFGWLNRDGDMDLNILIRTAEVEGAQAHFRTGAGIVADSQPERELDETQAKARGLLRALEP
- the fabG gene encoding 3-oxoacyl-ACP reductase FabG, with protein sequence MSKPLQGDVALVTGASRGIGAAIADQLAAQGATVIGTATSASGAQAIGERLAAHGGHGRALDVTDAAAVEALVEAIGKDFGAVSVLVNNAGITRDNLLMRMKEDDWQAIIDTNLTSVFRTSKAVLRGMMKARKGRIVNIASVVGVTGNPGQANYAAAKAGIIAFSKSMAKEIGSRGITVNVVAPGFIDTDMTRALPEAQRAALLEQIALGQLGQPADIANAVAFLAGPGAGYITGETLHVNGGMYMP
- the tmk gene encoding dTMP kinase, with amino-acid sequence MSEAVLRHHRFVSLEGGEGVGKTTAINAIGDWLQAQGHDVLLTREPGGTPLAERIRELLLNNAPSLQPAEPLAAETELLLVFAARAQHVREVIRPALQRGAYVVSDRFTDSSYAYQGEGRGLDRAWIADLERRAVGLQPGLTLLLDLDVRIGRARTSGRDLWPDRIESEQDDFFQRVRAGFRQRAAQDPQRFRTIDASQPPQAVAHDVAAALAAWVQQECTP
- the fabF gene encoding beta-ketoacyl-ACP synthase II — translated: MSRRVVVTGMGLVSPLGNDLASSWEGIVNGRSGIGPITQIDASQFTTRIAGEIKDFDPTKFVSSKDARKMDSFIHYGVGASFMALDDCGLEIDERNADRIGAILGSGIGGLLGIEEQTIKFHEGGARKISPFYVPCTIINMLPGQVSLLKGLKGPTFSAVSACATSNHSIGTALRMIQHGDANVMLAGGAERGSSPTSVGGFCSMKAMSTRNDDPAAASRPWDKGRDGFVLGDGAGVLVLEEYEHAKARGARIYAELVGFGASSDAFHMTAPSEDGEGAARSMLAAIKDAKLNPEQIDYLNAHGTSTPLGDLAETLAMKRALGDHAYKTMVSSTKSMTGHLLGAAGGAEAIFSVMALHTGIIPPTINLEEPSEGCDLDYVPNVAREKKIDVAMSNGFGFGGTNGTLVFKRL